In Vagococcus hydrophili, one DNA window encodes the following:
- a CDS encoding glycoside hydrolase family 32 protein: MDLLKKANDYIASKKHEVKTDYRHHFHLMPPVGWLNDPNGFVYYKGEYHLFYQFHPYDSTWGPMHWGHAKSKDLIHWEELPVALAPTEEYERDGCFSGSAIVVGEELFLMYTGHVDSLGVKKETQCLAVSDDGIHFYKKTFNPVISEKELGNHGDIAEFRDPKIFKKEDSYFCVVATKTEDNRGKILMFQSKNLIDWQFYSVVLEGKEGQGVMWECPDLFHLDGKDCLIMSPIEMKSVGIQYKNTSSTVAFIGKMDWKTGKLSVDNFHEIDGGLDFYAPQTCVNNRGERIMIAWMQMWHRNIPTHDLGHLWSGAMSFGRRLRIEDNCLLQEMIPALYDYLELEKEVSNVVIEEFIPYELENVIKKNTYINLRIDLSETKVMTLHLSNKQSEKIELVLDVASGVFSVNREHTGFFIKGIEEEILLERSMYIPLNKENVQIEILRDTSSVEVFIDKKYALTVTFYEKNSYENWEMNAVGKIEVRALEFYQIK; this comes from the coding sequence ATGGATTTATTAAAAAAAGCCAATGATTACATTGCAAGTAAGAAACATGAAGTAAAAACAGATTACCGTCACCATTTTCATTTAATGCCGCCAGTTGGTTGGTTAAACGATCCGAATGGTTTTGTTTACTATAAGGGAGAGTATCATTTATTTTACCAGTTTCATCCTTATGATAGTACTTGGGGACCGATGCATTGGGGCCACGCTAAGTCGAAAGATTTGATTCACTGGGAGGAATTACCAGTGGCCTTAGCTCCAACAGAAGAGTATGAAAGAGATGGTTGCTTTTCAGGAAGTGCGATTGTTGTAGGAGAAGAATTATTTTTAATGTATACAGGACATGTGGACAGTTTAGGTGTCAAAAAAGAAACACAATGTTTAGCCGTGTCAGATGATGGCATTCATTTTTATAAAAAAACCTTTAACCCAGTGATTAGTGAAAAAGAGTTGGGAAATCATGGCGACATAGCAGAATTCCGAGACCCAAAAATTTTTAAAAAAGAGGATAGCTATTTTTGCGTAGTAGCGACTAAAACAGAAGATAACCGAGGGAAAATTTTAATGTTTCAATCTAAAAATTTAATTGATTGGCAGTTTTATTCGGTGGTATTAGAAGGTAAGGAAGGGCAAGGAGTGATGTGGGAATGTCCCGATTTATTTCATTTAGACGGAAAAGATTGTTTGATTATGTCACCGATAGAAATGAAATCAGTTGGGATTCAGTACAAAAATACAAGTTCCACAGTGGCTTTCATTGGTAAAATGGATTGGAAAACCGGAAAACTATCTGTGGATAATTTTCATGAAATTGATGGAGGTCTTGATTTTTATGCTCCCCAAACATGTGTTAATAATCGCGGTGAGCGAATTATGATTGCGTGGATGCAAATGTGGCATAGAAACATACCGACTCATGATTTAGGACATTTATGGTCTGGGGCGATGAGTTTTGGCAGGAGACTAAGAATAGAAGATAATTGTTTGCTTCAAGAAATGATACCTGCATTATATGATTATTTAGAGTTGGAAAAAGAAGTTTCTAATGTTGTCATTGAAGAGTTTATTCCTTATGAGCTGGAAAACGTGATTAAGAAGAATACTTACATTAATTTACGGATCGATTTATCAGAGACGAAAGTAATGACACTTCACTTGTCTAATAAACAATCAGAAAAGATTGAATTAGTCCTAGATGTGGCATCAGGTGTTTTTTCAGTTAACAGGGAGCATACAGGTTTCTTCATTAAGGGAATAGAAGAGGAAATTTTATTGGAACGATCTATGTATATCCCTTTGAATAAGGAGAATGTCCAAATTGAGATTTTGAGGGACACGTCATCTGTTGAAGTATTCATTGATAAAAAATATGCGCTGACTGTTACTTTCTATGAAAAGAATAGTTATGAAAATTGGGAGATGAACGCTGTAGGTAAGATAGAGGTTCGCGCATTGGAATTTTATCAAATTAAGTAA
- a CDS encoding GNAT family N-acetyltransferase yields the protein MIRSAEPKDAAQAMDLVMIVLRDMELEVFNKLSEEKVKELLVKAFVKEPDYRYGFNNAIVKEINGQVAGVAFGYPDHLEKGIDDAFINLLQENDLSEEYKLFHDEETFKDEWYLDTLVTSPDFRGKGVARELLDSLPDLAKKHNRTKLGLNVDKVNDSARRIYLNNGFEKVGQIDISNHDYDHLQKHVG from the coding sequence ATGATACGTTCAGCAGAACCAAAAGATGCCGCTCAAGCGATGGACTTAGTGATGATTGTTTTGAGAGATATGGAATTAGAAGTTTTTAATAAATTATCTGAGGAAAAAGTAAAAGAATTACTTGTTAAGGCCTTTGTAAAAGAACCAGATTACCGTTACGGTTTTAATAATGCGATTGTTAAAGAAATTAACGGACAAGTTGCAGGTGTGGCTTTTGGCTATCCTGACCACTTAGAAAAAGGGATTGATGATGCCTTTATTAACTTACTACAAGAGAATGACCTTTCTGAGGAGTACAAGTTATTTCATGATGAGGAAACGTTTAAAGACGAATGGTACTTGGATACTTTAGTAACTTCTCCTGATTTTAGAGGAAAAGGTGTCGCTCGTGAATTGTTAGATTCACTACCTGACTTAGCGAAAAAACATAATCGAACTAAATTAGGTCTAAATGTGGACAAGGTAAATGACAGTGCTAGAAGAATTTATTTAAACAACGGCTTTGAAAAAGTGGGCCAAATCGATATCTCTAATCACGATTACGATCACTTACAGAAACACGTTGGCTAG
- a CDS encoding acyltransferase, with protein sequence MTNFSNNIARENDYYFSYIVKIFASIMVVMNHTISFRGINLDTPSTSLYISIVVFAIAKTGVPLFLMTTGFFSLRSSKIYSTKDYMKRFMKNIFFLYSLTVLVWLVKNYFSNDFLPFNYANLYSENISNIYWYFFLLLGIDIMLPFFKKISDSSTIKELLYLIFIIFLFQSFLPLILKRFALPGVNFYFMSSIFNMSIGYLFLGQLVYRLKDKLYKNIKPIILSILLFISGFTIFVLLMLNEVSGNSKFNLLFWDDRNSFYVLFESFAIFVLFYSVFSFIRPFDRLMSLFSRATFFIFAFSDIIILIVDEKKYRFAQKQIIDNFLFFILVYFICMFSGVFYYSVKQKIKKRYS encoded by the coding sequence ATGACTAATTTTTCAAATAATATTGCTCGCGAAAATGACTACTATTTTTCATATATAGTAAAAATTTTCGCTAGTATCATGGTTGTGATGAATCATACCATCTCATTTAGAGGCATTAATTTAGATACACCCTCTACTTCACTGTACATTTCAATAGTTGTTTTTGCTATTGCAAAAACTGGTGTTCCTTTATTTCTTATGACAACAGGATTTTTTTCTTTACGTTCTTCTAAAATATATTCTACAAAGGATTATATGAAACGATTTATGAAAAATATATTTTTTCTCTATTCTCTGACTGTATTAGTTTGGTTAGTTAAAAATTATTTTTCTAATGATTTTTTACCTTTTAACTATGCAAATTTGTATTCTGAAAACATTTCAAATATATATTGGTATTTCTTTCTATTATTAGGAATAGATATCATGCTACCTTTTTTTAAAAAAATCTCAGACAGTAGTACCATTAAAGAATTACTTTATTTAATTTTTATCATTTTTTTATTTCAATCTTTTTTACCACTAATTTTAAAAAGATTCGCGTTACCAGGCGTTAATTTTTATTTTATGTCATCAATTTTCAATATGTCTATTGGGTATTTATTTTTGGGACAATTAGTTTACAGACTAAAAGATAAGCTTTATAAAAATATTAAACCTATTATCTTATCAATATTACTTTTTATTAGCGGTTTTACTATTTTTGTATTACTCATGTTGAATGAAGTTTCGGGAAATTCTAAGTTTAACCTCTTATTTTGGGATGATAGAAATTCTTTTTATGTCCTCTTTGAATCTTTTGCCATTTTCGTTTTATTTTATTCTGTATTTAGTTTTATCAGACCTTTTGATAGATTGATGTCCCTATTTTCGCGTGCAACCTTCTTTATATTCGCATTTTCAGATATTATCATATTAATAGTTGATGAAAAAAAATATAGGTTTGCTCAAAAACAAATAATTGATAATTTTTTATTTTTTATTTTAGTTTATTTCATATGTATGTTTAGTGGCGTATTTTACTATTCAGTTAAGCAAAAAATCAAGAAGCGTTACTCATAA